One part of the Arabidopsis thaliana chromosome 1 sequence genome encodes these proteins:
- a CDS encoding 2-oxoglutarate-dependent dioxygenase-like protein, with protein MMLRIVKMGGNETRELPIINLSDKNLKQNTELWSFTRDSVREAMEHHGWFVAEYNNFPTGLHQSILEAAKELLDLPVEIKLKNENHKAGHGYITMMSDGQPVHEGLGIDQVNDVQQCRGFSRLMWPDDHDDNDRFCETVHAYAKMQAELEQLVIRMLFESYNVEKYTEKYIGGTRYLLRLLKYRRLPNGEPNRKFISHTDKSFISILHQNHITGLMLKSEKEDVWYHFTPSPTRFVVIAGDAIMAWSNDRIKACYHKVEMESVEMRYSLGFFSFQEGMISTPEEMVDKDHPLAYNPFHHDGLLEYYETLEVHLKAHRTMTKAYCGIP; from the exons ATGATGCTTAGGATAGTTAAAATGGGTGGGAATGAAACTAGAGAGCTTCCGATCATCAACCTCTCTGACAAGAACCTAAAACAGAACACAGAGCTTTGGAGCTTCACGAGAGACAGCGTCCGTGAAGCCATGGAACACCATGGATGGTTTGTGGCCGAGTACAACAACTTTCCAACAGGACTTCACCAGTCGATTTTGGAGGCCGCTAAGGAACTACTCGATCTTCCTGTCGAAATCAAGCTAAAGAACGAGAACCACAAGGCCGGACACGGCTACATCACCATGATGTCAGATGGCCAGCCTGTTCATGAAGGTCTTGGTATTGATCAAGTCAACGATGTTCAACAGTGCCGCGGATTCTCTCGTCTCATGTGGCctgatgatcatgatgataACGACCGTTTctg TGAAACTGTTCATGCATATGCGAAAATGCAAGCGGAACTAGAGCAACTTGTGATAAGGATGCTATTCGAGAGCTATAACGTGGAGAAGTATACAGAGAAATACATAGGAGGAACAAGGTACCTTCTTCGACTGCTGAAATACAGGAGACTTCCTAATGGAGAACCCAACAGGAAATTCATTTCTCATACGGACAAGAGCTTCATCTCCATTCTCCATCAGAACCACATCACCGGACTCATGTTGAAATCCGAGAAAGAGGATGTTTGGTATCATTTTACTCCTTCACCAACTCGGTTTGTTGTTATAGCAGGCGATGCCATCATG GCGTGGAGCAACGACAGAATCAAGGCGTGTTACCACAAGGTGGAGATGGAGAGCGTGGAAATGAGGTACTCGTTAGGGTTCTTTTCGTTCCAAGAAGGGATGATATCGACACCGGAAGAGATGGTGGACAAGGACCATCCTTTAGCGTACAACCCATTTCACCATGACGGACTTCTTGAGTACTATGAAACATTGGAGGTTCATCTCAAGGCTCACCGTACCATGACCAAGGCTTATTGTGGCATCCCATAA
- a CDS encoding 2-oxoglutarate-dependent dioxygenase-like protein (2-oxoglutarate (2OG) and Fe(II)-dependent oxygenase superfamily protein; FUNCTIONS IN: oxidoreductase activity; INVOLVED IN: N-terminal protein myristoylation; CONTAINS InterPro DOMAIN/s: Oxoglutarate/iron-dependent oxygenase (InterPro:IPR005123); BEST Arabidopsis thaliana protein match is: 2-oxoglutarate (2OG) and Fe(II)-dependent oxygenase superfamily protein (TAIR:AT1G80320.1); Has 4520 Blast hits to 4453 proteins in 605 species: Archae - 0; Bacteria - 428; Metazoa - 27; Fungi - 309; Plants - 3395; Viruses - 0; Other Eukaryotes - 361 (source: NCBI BLink).) encodes MGGNETRELPIINLSDKNLKQNTELWSFTRDSVREAMEHHGWFVAEYNNFPTGLHQSILEAAKELLDLPVEIKLKNENHKAGHGYITMMSDGQPVHEGLGIDQVNDVQQCRGFSRLMWPDDHDDNDRFCETVHAYAKMQAELEQLVIRMLFESYNVEKYTEKYIGGTRYLLRLLKYRRLPNGEPNRKFISHTDKSFISILHQNHITGLMLKSEKEDVWYHFTPSPTRFVVIAGDAIMAWSNDRIKACYHKVEMESVEMRYSLGFFSFQEGMISTPEEMVDKDHPLAYNPFHHDGLLEYYETLEVHLKAHRTMTKAYCGIP; translated from the exons ATGGGTGGGAATGAAACTAGAGAGCTTCCGATCATCAACCTCTCTGACAAGAACCTAAAACAGAACACAGAGCTTTGGAGCTTCACGAGAGACAGCGTCCGTGAAGCCATGGAACACCATGGATGGTTTGTGGCCGAGTACAACAACTTTCCAACAGGACTTCACCAGTCGATTTTGGAGGCCGCTAAGGAACTACTCGATCTTCCTGTCGAAATCAAGCTAAAGAACGAGAACCACAAGGCCGGACACGGCTACATCACCATGATGTCAGATGGCCAGCCTGTTCATGAAGGTCTTGGTATTGATCAAGTCAACGATGTTCAACAGTGCCGCGGATTCTCTCGTCTCATGTGGCctgatgatcatgatgataACGACCGTTTctg TGAAACTGTTCATGCATATGCGAAAATGCAAGCGGAACTAGAGCAACTTGTGATAAGGATGCTATTCGAGAGCTATAACGTGGAGAAGTATACAGAGAAATACATAGGAGGAACAAGGTACCTTCTTCGACTGCTGAAATACAGGAGACTTCCTAATGGAGAACCCAACAGGAAATTCATTTCTCATACGGACAAGAGCTTCATCTCCATTCTCCATCAGAACCACATCACCGGACTCATGTTGAAATCCGAGAAAGAGGATGTTTGGTATCATTTTACTCCTTCACCAACTCGGTTTGTTGTTATAGCAGGCGATGCCATCATG GCGTGGAGCAACGACAGAATCAAGGCGTGTTACCACAAGGTGGAGATGGAGAGCGTGGAAATGAGGTACTCGTTAGGGTTCTTTTCGTTCCAAGAAGGGATGATATCGACACCGGAAGAGATGGTGGACAAGGACCATCCTTTAGCGTACAACCCATTTCACCATGACGGACTTCTTGAGTACTATGAAACATTGGAGGTTCATCTCAAGGCTCACCGTACCATGACCAAGGCTTATTGTGGCATCCCATAA
- a CDS encoding Concanavalin A-like lectin protein kinase family protein (Concanavalin A-like lectin protein kinase family protein; FUNCTIONS IN: carbohydrate binding, kinase activity; INVOLVED IN: protein amino acid phosphorylation; LOCATED IN: plasma membrane, vacuole; EXPRESSED IN: synergid, cultured cell; CONTAINS InterPro DOMAIN/s: Legume lectin, beta chain (InterPro:IPR001220), Protein kinase, ATP binding site (InterPro:IPR017441), Serine/threonine-protein kinase-like domain (InterPro:IPR017442), Concanavalin A-like lectin/glucanase, subgroup (InterPro:IPR013320), Protein kinase-like domain (InterPro:IPR011009), Serine/threonine-protein kinase, active site (InterPro:IPR008271), Protein kinase, catalytic domain (InterPro:IPR000719), Concanavalin A-like lectin/glucanase (InterPro:IPR008985), Legume lectin, beta chain, Mn/Ca-binding site (InterPro:IPR019825); BEST Arabidopsis thaliana protein match is: Concanavalin A-like lectin protein kinase family protein (TAIR:AT4G29050.1); Has 122402 Blast hits to 120886 proteins in 4615 species: Archae - 112; Bacteria - 13960; Metazoa - 45016; Fungi - 10521; Plants - 34601; Viruses - 479; Other Eukaryotes - 17713 (source: NCBI BLink).) codes for MSWQWRRRQWPSPLLLILIVLHLVSSSSAIDFLYNSFSSVTNRTDVILIEDSRVESTVISLINDSDPLSFGRVFYPQKLTIIPDPTRNPTRLSSFSTSFVFSILPDISTSPGFGLCFVLSNSTSPPNAISSQYFGLFTNATVRFNAPLLAVEFDTGRNSEVNDIDDNHVGIDLNNIESTTSVTAGYYDSVNGSFVRFNMRNGNNVRAWIDFDGPNFQINVSVAPVGVLRPRRPTLTFRDPVIANYVSADMYAGFSASKTNWNEARRILAWSLSDTGALREINTTNLPVFFLENSSSSLSTGAIAGIVIGCVVFVALIGFGGYLIWKKLMREEEEEEIEEWELEFWPHRFSYEELAAATEVFSNDRLLGSGGFGKVYRGILSNNSEIAVKCVNHDSKQGLREFMAEISSMGRLQHKNLVQMRGWCRRKNELMLVYDYMPNGSLNQWIFDNPKEPMPWRRRRQVINDVAEGLNYLHHGWDQVVIHRDIKSSNILLDSEMRGRLGDFGLAKLYEHGGAPNTTRVVGTLGYLAPELASASAPTEASDVYSFGVVVLEVVSGRRPIEYAEEEDMVLVDWVRDLYGGGRVVDAADERVRSECETMEEVELLLKLGLACCHPDPAKRPNMREIVSLLLGSPQEDLLTGLTPAAAAADSTAAHA; via the coding sequence ATGTCGTGGCAATGGCGGCGACGGCAGTGGCCATCCCCTCTCCTCCTTATCCTCATCGTTCTTCATCtcgtctcttcctcttccgCCATTGATTTTCTCTACAATTCCTTCAGCTCCGTAACTAACAGAACCGACGTAATCCTCATCGAAGATTCCCGCGTAGAATCCACCGTAATCAGCCTCATCAACGACTCCGATCCACTCTCTTTCGGCCGTGTTTTTTACCCACAAAAACTCACAATTATACCCGATCCAACCCGAAACCCGACCCGACTCTCATCTTTCTCAACTTCCTTCGTCTTCTCCATTCTCCCTGACATATCCACAAGTCCTGGCTTCGGCCTCTGCTTCGTCCTCTCCAATTCCACCTCTCCTCCAAATGCTATCTCCAGCCAATACTTCGGTCTCTTCACTAACGCCACAGTCAGATTCAACGCTCCTCTCCTCGCCGTCGAATTCGACACCGGTAGAAACTCTGAAGTAAACGATATCGACGATAACCACGTCGGAATTGATCTTAACAACATTGAATCCACCACATCCGTAACCGCTGGCTACTACGATTCTGTTAATGGAAGCTTCGTTCGCTTTAATATGCGTAACGGAAACAACGTTCGAGCTTGGATCGATTTCGATGGCCCTAACTTTCAGATCAACGTTTCCGTCGCTCCCGTCGGTGTGCTTCGACCTCGCCGGCCAACTCTTACTTTCCGTGATCCTGTTATTGCTAATTATGTCTCGGCAGATATGTATGCTGGCTTCTCTGCTTCCAAAACCAATTGGAATGAAGCTCGAAGGATTCTAGCTTGGAGCTTGAGTGATACAGGAGCTCTTCGAGAGATCAACACTACGAATTTACCTGTTTTCTTCCTGgaaaactcttcttcttctctttccacTGGAGCAATCGCTGGGATCGTTATCGGTTGTGTTGTCTTCGTAGCTCTAATCGGATTTGGGGGTTATTTGATTTGGAAGAAACTAatgagagaggaagaagaagaagagatcgagGAGTGGGAGTTAGAGTTTTGGCCTCACCGTTTCAGCTACGAAGAACTCGCTGCAGCTACGGAGGTTTTCTCTAACGATCGTCTGCTTGGATCTGGAGGATTTGGTAAAGTTTACAGAGGAATTTTGTCAAACAACAGTGAGATTGCTGTTAAATGCGTGAATCACGATTCGAAGCAAGGTTTGAGAGAATTTATGGCGGAGATCTCGAGTATGGGTAGGTTACAGCATAAGAATCTAGTTCAAATGAGAGGATGGTGTCGCCGGAAAAACGAGCTGATGCTTGTCTACGATTACATGCCAAACGGAAGTCTTAATCAGTGGATCTTTGATAATCCTAAAGAGCCAATGCCGTGGAGGAGAAGGCGTCAGGTGATTAACGATGTTGCGGAAGGGCTTAATTATCTCCACCATGGATGGGATCAAGTGGTGATTCATAGAGATATCAAATCAAGTAAcattcttttggattctgagATGCGTGGGAGGCTTGGGGACTTCGGTTTAGCTAAGTTATATGAGCACGGTGGGGCTCCAAACACGACTCGCGTGGTGGGCACGTTAGGGTATTTGGCTCCGGAGCTTGCGTCTGCTTCGGCGCCTACGGAGGCGAGTGATGTGTATAGTTTTGGTGTGGTGGTGTTGGAGGTTGTTAGTGGGAGGAGACCGATAGAGTACGCGGAGGAGGAAGATATGGTGCTTGTGGATTGGGTTAGGGATTTGTACGGTGGAGGAAGAGTGGTTGATGCAGCGGACGAGAGAGTAAGGAGCGAGTGTGAGACGATGGAGGAAGTTGAATTGTTACTCAAGTTAGGTCTGGCTTGTTGTCACCCTGATCCAGCTAAGCGGCCGAATATGAGAGAGATCGTTTCACTACTGCTTGGCTCACCACAAGAGGATTTGTTGACTGGGCTCACGCCGGCCGCCGCCGCGGCAGACTCCACGGCTGCTCACGCATGa
- the GA3OX1 gene encoding gibberellin 3-oxidase 1 (gibberellin 3-oxidase 1 (GA3OX1); CONTAINS InterPro DOMAIN/s: Isopenicillin N synthase (InterPro:IPR002283), Oxoglutarate/iron-dependent oxygenase (InterPro:IPR005123); BEST Arabidopsis thaliana protein match is: gibberellin 3-oxidase 2 (TAIR:AT1G80340.1); Has 8504 Blast hits to 8472 proteins in 995 species: Archae - 0; Bacteria - 1119; Metazoa - 109; Fungi - 1012; Plants - 4925; Viruses - 0; Other Eukaryotes - 1339 (source: NCBI BLink).), which produces MPAMLTDVFRGHPIHLPHSHIPDFTSLRELPDSYKWTPKDDLLFSAAPSPPATGENIPLIDLDHPDATNQIGHACRTWGAFQISNHGVPLGLLQDIEFLTGSLFGLPVQRKLKSARSETGVSGYGVARIASFFNKQMWSEGFTITGSPLNDFRKLWPQHHLNYCDIVEEYEEHMKKLASKLMWLALNSLGVSEEDIEWASLSSDLNWAQAALQLNHYPVCPEPDRAMGLAAHTDSTLLTILYQNNTAGLQVFRDDLGWVTVPPFPGSLVVNVGDLFHILSNGLFKSVLHRARVNQTRARLSVAFLWGPQSDIKISPVPKLVSPVESPLYQSVTWKEYLRTKATHFNKALSMIRNHREE; this is translated from the exons ATGCCTGCTATGTTAACAGATGTGTTTAGAGGCCATCCCATTCACCTCCCACACTCTCACATACCTGACTTCACATCTCTCCGGGAGCTCCCGGATTCTTACAAGTGGACCCCTAAAGACGATCTCCTCTTCTCCGCTGCTCCTTCTCCTCCGGCCACCGGTGAAAACATCCCTCTCATCGACCTCGACCACCCGGACGCGACTAACCAAATCGGTCATGCATGTAGAACTTGGGGTGCCTTCCAAATCTCAAACCACGGCGTGCCTTTGGGACTTCTCCAAGACATTGAGTTTCTCACCGGTAGTCTCTTCGGGCTACCTGTCCAACGCAAGCTTAAGTCTGCTCGGTCGGAGACAGGTGTGTCCGGCTACGGCGTCGCTCGTATCGCATCTTTCTTCAATAAGCAAATGTGGTCCGAAGGTTTCACCATCACTGGCTCGCCTCTCAACGATTTCCGTAAACTTTGGCCCCAACATCACCTCAACTACTG CGATATCGTTGAAGAGTACGAGGAACATATGAAAAAGTTGGCATCGAAATTGATGTGGTTAGCACTAAATTCACTTGGGGTCAGCGAAGAAGACATTGAATGGGCCAGTCTCAGTTCAGATTTAAACTGGGCCCAAGCTGCTCTCCAGCTAAATCACTACCCGGTTTGTCCTGAACCGGACCGAGCCATGGGTCTAGCAGCTCATACCGACTCCACCCTCCTAACCATTCTGTACCAGAACAATACCGCCGGTCTACAAGTATTTCGCGATGATCTTGGTTGGGTCACCGTGCCACCGTTTCCTGGCTCGCTCGTGGTTAACGTTGGTGACCTCTTCCACATCCTATCCAATGGATTGTTTAAAAGCGTGTTGCACCGCGCTCGGGTTAACCAAACCAGAGCCCGGTTATCTGTAGCATTCCTTTGGGGTCCGCAATCTGATATCAAGATATCACCTGTACCGAAGCTGGTTAGTCCCGTTGAATCGCCTCTATACCAATCGGTGACATGGAAAGAGTATCTTCGAACAAAAGCAACTCACTTCAACAAAGCTCTTTCAATGATTAGAAATCACAGAGAAGAATGA
- a CDS encoding 2-oxoglutarate-dependent dioxygenase-like protein, with translation MIKMGGNETRELPIINLSDKNLKQNTELWSFTRDSVREAMEHHGWFVAEYNNFPTGLHQSILEAAKELLDLPVEIKLKNENHKAGHGYITMMSDGQPVHEGLGIDQVNDVQQCRGFSRLMWPDDHDDNDRFCETVHAYAKMQAELEQLVIRMLFESYNVEKYTEKYIGGTRYLLRLLKYRRLPNGEPNRKFISHTDKSFISILHQNHITGLMLKSEKEDVWYHFTPSPTRFVVIAGDAIMAWSNDRIKACYHKVEMESVEMRYSLGFFSFQEGMISTPEEMVDKDHPLAYNPFHHDGLLEYYETLEVHLKAHRTMTKAYCGIP, from the exons ATGA TTAAAATGGGTGGGAATGAAACTAGAGAGCTTCCGATCATCAACCTCTCTGACAAGAACCTAAAACAGAACACAGAGCTTTGGAGCTTCACGAGAGACAGCGTCCGTGAAGCCATGGAACACCATGGATGGTTTGTGGCCGAGTACAACAACTTTCCAACAGGACTTCACCAGTCGATTTTGGAGGCCGCTAAGGAACTACTCGATCTTCCTGTCGAAATCAAGCTAAAGAACGAGAACCACAAGGCCGGACACGGCTACATCACCATGATGTCAGATGGCCAGCCTGTTCATGAAGGTCTTGGTATTGATCAAGTCAACGATGTTCAACAGTGCCGCGGATTCTCTCGTCTCATGTGGCctgatgatcatgatgataACGACCGTTTctg TGAAACTGTTCATGCATATGCGAAAATGCAAGCGGAACTAGAGCAACTTGTGATAAGGATGCTATTCGAGAGCTATAACGTGGAGAAGTATACAGAGAAATACATAGGAGGAACAAGGTACCTTCTTCGACTGCTGAAATACAGGAGACTTCCTAATGGAGAACCCAACAGGAAATTCATTTCTCATACGGACAAGAGCTTCATCTCCATTCTCCATCAGAACCACATCACCGGACTCATGTTGAAATCCGAGAAAGAGGATGTTTGGTATCATTTTACTCCTTCACCAACTCGGTTTGTTGTTATAGCAGGCGATGCCATCATG GCGTGGAGCAACGACAGAATCAAGGCGTGTTACCACAAGGTGGAGATGGAGAGCGTGGAAATGAGGTACTCGTTAGGGTTCTTTTCGTTCCAAGAAGGGATGATATCGACACCGGAAGAGATGGTGGACAAGGACCATCCTTTAGCGTACAACCCATTTCACCATGACGGACTTCTTGAGTACTATGAAACATTGGAGGTTCATCTCAAGGCTCACCGTACCATGACCAAGGCTTATTGTGGCATCCCATAA